In the Cydia splendana chromosome 2, ilCydSple1.2, whole genome shotgun sequence genome, one interval contains:
- the LOC134799160 gene encoding gloverin-like codes for MKLLCMFAALLVCVCAQEWYEGDEQAFVDNSEYQYRLDQLRKQRDRRPKREVTGSIPVGDNGKLIGTLGDTAKGGLYGTGAYEHSLINNNGGRLAAQAYGTRVLNPNKDSTYYGGKLDWSDSNMHASADARQRIGGRARVDLEAGGRWEPFKNSDLTAGGYYSHREGRPSDYGGRAIFNYRF; via the exons ATGAAACTGCTGTGTATGTTCGCTGCCCTGCTGGTGTGTGTGTGCGCACAGGAGTGGTACGAGGGCGACGAGCAAGCGTTCGTCGACAACAG cgAGTATCAATACAGACTGGATCAGCTGAGGAAGCAACGCGACAGGAGACCCAAGCGTGAGGTCACAGGTTCTATCCCGGTCGGAGACAATGGAAAACTTATCGGGACCCTTGGAGACACAGCCAAGGGAGGACTATAC GGCACCGGCGCCTACGAGCATTCACTCATCAACAACAATGGCGGGCGGCTGGCGGCGCAGGCGTACGGCACTCGGGTGTTGAACCCTAACAAAGACTCCACCTACTACGGCGGCAAACTCGACTGGAGCGACTCCAACATGCATGCTTCCGCGGACGCGAGGCAGCGGATCGGAGGGCGCGCTAGA GTGGATTTGGAAGCCGGTGGTAGATGGGAGCCCTTCAAGAACTCTGATCTGACAGCCGGTGGCTACTACAGCCACCGCGAGGGAAGGCCGTCAGACTACGGTGGCCGTGCCATCTTCAACTATCGTTTCTAA